GCCGGTTCGCCGGGTTCGACGACGTCACGAGCAATCTGATCAGCGTCGATGATGACGGCACCGAGCTCGGCGAACCTACGGGCGACCGTAGATTTTCCGCTGCCCATGCCACCGGTTAGTCCTACTTTGAGCATGTCTCTAAGGGTACGTGGACACGCCCCGGCACGTTAGTGCTTTACGACGAGATCCTCGATGCGGTGGCCCTCTTCGACGGGATCCGGGTTGACTGGGGTCGGCGCGGTGCCGTTACCGAATGGGCTGCCGCCAAGGGCCTCACGGCCGTGCGGCTGGAGCAGGTCGGAGAGCTCCGGGCCCTTCGGGACAATACCTAAGGGATTGAGGTCGCGGTGGACCTCGTAGTAGTGGCGCTTGATATCGACAAAGTCAGTGGTGTCGCCGAAGCCCGGAGTCTGGAAGAGATCACGCAGGTAGTTGTATAGAACCGGCATCTCGGAGATCTTATTCCGGTTGCACTTGAAGTGGCCGTGGTAGACCGCATCGAAGCGGATGAGGGTCGTGTAAAGGCGAATGTCGGCCTCAGTGATGTGGTCGCCCATGAGGTAGCGGCGGGTCTCTAAGCGCTCAGATACCTTGTCTAGGGCACTGAACAGTCGGTCGTAAGCTTTGTCGTAGGAGTCCTGTGAGCCCGCGAAGCCGCAGCGGTAGACACCGTTATTGATTTCGGTGTAGATGAACTGCATAAGCTCATCCATTTCCGCACGCAGCTCCTCCGGGTAGAGATCCGGGGCGCCGTCACGGTGAAACTCGGTCCACTCGGTAATGAAGTCCAAGGTGATCCGGGGGAAGTCATTGGTCACGACCTCGCCCGACTCGATCTCGACGATGGCCGGAACAGTAATGCCACGCTGGTAGTCCGGGAAACGCTTGAGGAATGCCTCCTGCAGGCGCTCGTAGCCGAGTACTTCATCGCGGCCACCTGGGCCTTTGTCGAATGTCCAGGAGCGGGCATCGTGCACTGGCCCTGGAATTCCGACTGAAATTGCATCTTCCAGGCCGAGCAGCCTGCGAACGATAAGTGTGCGATGCGCCCACGGGCAGGCGCGAGCTGCAACAAGGCGGTAGCGACCGGCTTCAACGGGCCACGTCTTAATTCCGTCGCCTACCTCGCGACCGTTCTTAACAATGCGGTCGTTGATATAGCGGGTGTCGCGGTTAAAGTCCTTGCCCTCCTGGGA
The sequence above is drawn from the Corynebacterium jeikeium genome and encodes:
- a CDS encoding glutathione-dependent reductase is translated as MIGDMTTKDEAKQVDNANQVEDSSHSTGGVYSQEGKDFNRDTRYINDRIVKNGREVGDGIKTWPVEAGRYRLVAARACPWAHRTLIVRRLLGLEDAISVGIPGPVHDARSWTFDKGPGGRDEVLGYERLQEAFLKRFPDYQRGITVPAIVEIESGEVVTNDFPRITLDFITEWTEFHRDGAPDLYPEELRAEMDELMQFIYTEINNGVYRCGFAGSQDSYDKAYDRLFSALDKVSERLETRRYLMGDHITEADIRLYTTLIRFDAVYHGHFKCNRNKISEMPVLYNYLRDLFQTPGFGDTTDFVDIKRHYYEVHRDLNPLGIVPKGPELSDLLQPHGREALGGSPFGNGTAPTPVNPDPVEEGHRIEDLVVKH